CAATGGCCTGCTCTACCCGAAAGACAAAGTCGTTGCAGGCAAAGGCGCGAACAAAAGCCTGATGGTTGCCAGCAAGGACATGACCGGTGTTTCCTGGTACCCGAAATCCGAACCGGTCACCCCCTTCGGTAGCGGCAAAACCACCGACGTGACTCCCGGTGAAGACGCCCTGTTTGATGCCATTCAAAGCGCAGCGGATGGCGATACCCTGTTGCTGGAAAGTGGGGATTATAGCGCGACCAAGCGACTGGATATCAAAAAGACGCTGACTATTAAAGCGAAGAAGCGGGGCGGAGTCACCCTTACCAGCGAGCGCCCCGTGATGTTTGAAATTCAGGATGGCGGCAGTCTGTCCCTCGATGGTCTGGTGATTTCTGGAGCGAACAGCCCGGACAATGCGGGCAATACCCTGATTCGCACTGCAGTGTGGGGTATGTTGAAAAATTACCGCTTCTCCATGACCAACAGCCGTGTGGAAAACCTGGATATCAATCACTCCTATCATTTCTTTGATTCCGGCATTCGCGCATTTGCCGACCGTATTACTCTGCACAACAACCACTTCGAAAACATTACCGGTGATCTACTCAAGCTGAATAAAGAGAAGGATGACCTGGGGATTTACAATGCGGAATACGTCACGGTTACTGGCAATACCTTCAAAAAGGTACAGGGTGCTCTGGTGGACCTGTATCGCGGTGGCACCGATGAAAGTACCTTCGGCCCACATATTGACTTCAGTAAAAACACGGTAACTGAATCCGGTACTGGCAAGCGCAACAAGGCGCAAGCGTTGATCAAGCTGCATGGTGTGCAGGTTGCCAGTGTGTATGAAAACCGTATCGATAACAGTGCCGGCATTGTGGTTGAGCACACGGTAGGAGAACCGGTTACCCGTGTCGCCAGCAATCAATTTATCCGCACTGCGCTTCCGGAAGTGAAAGAGCTCGTTGCTGAAGGGCCGCACACCGCCGTGCTTGCCAATAATGACCTTAAGAACTGATTGAAGAAGAATTTACCTATGTTTGGCAAACTTCTATCCCGGAAACACAAAATGCCCGCTGCTGGCGCCGCGCTGGGCATCTTCGCCGCTATAGTGGCTATCAATCCGCTAGTGGTGTTTGCCGCGGAGCATCCCAACCTGGTGATCAGTGCTTCCGACATTGATGCCATGCGGGGAGCGATAACAATCCCCGGGCGTTTCCGCACGGCATTTCTGGCTTCACGAACTGCTGTGGACCGCGCATTGCAGGCGCCTCTGGTGGTACCGGTGCCGGCCGATGCGGGGGGTGGCTATACCCATGAGCAGCACAAAAAGAATTACCAGTTGATGTATAACGCTGGTGTGCTGTATCAGATCACCGAAGATCCAAAGTATGCAGCGCGGGTGCGGGATATGCTGCTGGCCTACGCAGAGCTGTATCCCGATCTTCCATTGCACCCCAAGCGCCGCCCGGGGGCCAACAATCCCGGCAAGCTTTTCTGGCAGAGCCTGAATGAGGCGGTGTGGCTGGTGTACACCATTCAGGCTTACGATCTGATTCGGCCGGCACTGACCGATCAGGAAGCAGAAAAAATTGAGCGGGGCCTACTGCGCCCCGTGGTCAAGTTCCTGTCTGTGGGCTCTCCTGATACATTCAACAAGGTACACAACCACGGTACATGGCTAACCGCGGGTGTGGGCATGGCCGGTTACGTTCTGGATGAACCGGAATGGGTTGAGCAGGCACTGCTGGATCTGGATAAGTCCGGCAAAGGCGGTTTCCTACGTCAGTTGAGCACCCTGTTTTCACCCGATGGCTACTACAACGAGGGGCCCTACTACCAGCGCTACGCGCTGATGCCTTTTGTGACCTTCGCCAAGGCCATCGACAACAACCAGCCGGAGCGGGGCATCTTCGAGTACCGTGACGGTATCGTGATGAAAGCCATCGATACCACCATTCAGCTCAGCTATAACGGTCTCTTTTTTCCCTTGAACGATGCCATCAAGAGCAAGGGGATCGACACTTCGGAGCTGGTGCTCGGCGTGGCCATCGCCTATGGCGAGACGGGGAATCCGCAGCTGTTGGATATTGCTGCGCAGCAGGATCAGGTTCTGTTGACCGGCGATGGCCTGAAAGTCGCGCAGGATCTCGATGCCCGCAAGCAGCAGCCTTACCGGTTCAAGTCCATGGCATTCCGTGATGGTAAGGACGGCAACGAAGGCGCACTGGTGGTAATGCGCCAGCAATTCAGCGGTGATCAGGCGCTGGTGTTCAAGCCGGCGGCCCAGGGCATGGGGCACGGACACTTCGATAAGCTAAGCTGGCAGTTCTACGACCGCGGTGCAGAAATTGTTACCGACTACGGCGCAGCGCGCTTTCTCAACGTGGAAGCAAAAAACGGCGGCCGCTACCTGCCGGAGAATGAAACCTGGGCCAAGCAGACCGTTGCCCACAACACCGTCGCTGTGGATGAAACGTCTCACTTTGACAACGACTTGGGATTCGCCAACCGGCATCACCCGCAATTGCAGTTGTTCCATGTGGATGAGCAGATAAAAATCAGTGTGGCAGATATCGACTCCGCCTATCCGGGTGTCACGCTGAGTCGCACCCTGGCACTGGTAAACGACCCGCAGAGCCAA
This is a stretch of genomic DNA from Microbulbifer bruguierae. It encodes these proteins:
- a CDS encoding alginate lyase family protein, which gives rise to MPAAGAALGIFAAIVAINPLVVFAAEHPNLVISASDIDAMRGAITIPGRFRTAFLASRTAVDRALQAPLVVPVPADAGGGYTHEQHKKNYQLMYNAGVLYQITEDPKYAARVRDMLLAYAELYPDLPLHPKRRPGANNPGKLFWQSLNEAVWLVYTIQAYDLIRPALTDQEAEKIERGLLRPVVKFLSVGSPDTFNKVHNHGTWLTAGVGMAGYVLDEPEWVEQALLDLDKSGKGGFLRQLSTLFSPDGYYNEGPYYQRYALMPFVTFAKAIDNNQPERGIFEYRDGIVMKAIDTTIQLSYNGLFFPLNDAIKSKGIDTSELVLGVAIAYGETGNPQLLDIAAQQDQVLLTGDGLKVAQDLDARKQQPYRFKSMAFRDGKDGNEGALVVMRQQFSGDQALVFKPAAQGMGHGHFDKLSWQFYDRGAEIVTDYGAARFLNVEAKNGGRYLPENETWAKQTVAHNTVAVDETSHFDNDLGFANRHHPQLQLFHVDEQIKISVADIDSAYPGVTLSRTLALVNDPQSQTTYAIDLFDVTADKPRKLDLPLHYNGQLVDTSFELRGFTDRISALGEDNGYQHLWLKARGKPDSGLAQVTWLSDNGRFYTQSSLVDGKTELLFTELGANDPHFNLRAEKSFIARRDNAREHTFVSVLEPHGEYNPAREFTLQAESRVKGLIHEVVGDVRLLAIERQNGNIQLLAFNSNPAATQATENTFKFGGAEYAFSGRAKLFQISH